The window TGTAGCGGTCCTTGATCTCGCGAAACGCCGCAAGCTGGCGGTCGATATCCACGTGATAGCTGACGAGCTCGACGAGATCCTCGAAGCCCAGTCCGGCGGCTTGCAGGATCGCGCCGAGCCGCTGAAACGCGAGATCGATCTGTTCTTCGACGCTCGTGGGAATCGTCCCGTCAGCCCGCAGCCCGATCTGGCCGGCGACGAACAGCAGACCGCCGGCCGCAACCGCGGGCGCGTAGTTGAACGTCTTGAACACGTCCGTGCTGCCGAGAACAGGATGGGGATTCGAAAGGGCGAGGGTGGTTTTGGAGGCTTGCATGATGATGTCCTTGAAAAAGATGATCACGGGTTGAGCTACGAAGCGTTGAGCGACCCGCGCCGAACCTGATCCTGTTCTTGCGATTCGAACAGCGCTTTGAAATTGCCCTCGCCGAAGCCGTCCTCGCCGCGTCGCTCGATGATCTCGAAGAAAATGGGGCCGATCTGGCGTCGCGTGAAGCGCTGCAGCAAGATCCGTTCATCGCCCTTGCCGTCGAGGAGGATTCCGCTGCGTTCGATGGTGTCGAGCTTCTGACCGTGACCAGGAACGCGTGCGTCGAGATTCTGGTAATAGGTCTTCGGCGGCGCATCCATGAACTCGATCCCGGCCGACTCCAAAGCCGCAATGGTCAGTTCGATGTTCGACGACAGCAACGCAATGTGCTGAATCCCTTCGCCGTGGTAGTCGCGGATGAATTCGTCGTTCTGATTCAACACGCCGGGCTGGTCGTGTGCGGCAGCGGCAATCGGGATCGAGACCTTCCCGCACGGGCTGACCATCGACCTGGCCCGCATGCCGGTCTGTTTTCCTTTCACATCGAGGTATTGCTTCTGGACGAATGAAAAGGTGTCCTGATAAAAGTCGGCCCACCGATCGAGGTTTTCCGGCTTCACGATATTCGATGTGTGGTCGATCGCTTCGATCGCGGCATCGACAACCGCCGTAGAGGGGTCCCGCCGATACGGAACAGAAAACTCGGATGCGAAGTCATGTTCGACGAAGTAGACCAAGCTGTCGCCGATCCCCACGATGGCGGGCGAGTTGACGACGTGTTCGCCGAAATCTTCGCGCGTCGCCAAGCGCGCTCCACCTTCTAGCGCCTGTGCCAACGCCTTCGCTGCGCTATTCACCTTGATCGCGATCGCCCGTGCCGAAGCGCCGTGGACATCGCGAAACGGGTTCGGTTTGGGATTCACGATGAAAATCGCCTCGTTCTGACGCAGAAGAACGGCACCGGTCTTTTCATGTTGCCCAAGCACCCTGAACCCGAACTTCTCGAACAGGGAAACGAGCGCCTCCGGGTCCGGGCCGACAAACTCGACGAAGGCGAATCCTGCAGTCATAACGTTTCTCATAAGGCCGTCCGCAAATAAATTAGCAACGGCTAAATTTTGCTTCTGATTTGCTTCCCTAGCGCTTTAGAATCAAAAGTCATTGTGCGCAGATACTTTTGTTTTCATGGAAAACACGGACCGAAATTTTCTCGATGCGACAGACCTGAAGCTGGTCAAGATTCTGCTTCGTGACGGCCGCGCGCCTTACAAGTCGCTTGCGGCCGAGGTCGGGCTCACGGCGCCGGCCTGTGCCGAGCGGGTTCGCCGCCTGAAGGAGCGAGGAGTCATCAAGGGGTATCGCGCCGAAGTGGACTGGACGCGCCTTGGCTTCCCGATCAACGCGGTGATCCGGATCGCCGCTTCAGCCGAGCGAGGCGCGAGTCTTCTCAAGACGTTTCGCGAGACGCCGAACGTCGTGGAGGTGCTGCGGGTAACCGGCTCGGATAGCTACATCCTCCAGGTGCTGGCCCGGTCGAGCGTGGAGCTGGAGGCTGTCATCGACAGAATCGGCAGCTTTGGCACAATCACCACTTCCCTGGTGCTTTCGATACCCGTGCCTGCGTCCGAACGCGTAAGCCAAGTGCTCTAGAGCCTGTTATCGGCGTGAACGGGCCCAGGACTGACTAGCAAGGCGATCGAGCCGCCGGCCAGCCATTCGGTCAGAAGTCTAAACAGCGAGGATTCCGATGGACTATCTCGAGAACTTGCGGGTTTTCCGTGCCGTGGTGGAGGCAAAGAGCTTCAGGCGGGCAGGGGACATGCTGGGCTTGGCGCCGCCCATCGTTTCGCGCGCGATCGCCTCACTCGAGCAACGCCTCGGCACCCGCTTGTTCAATCGCACCACTCGACAGATTTCGCTGACCGAATCGGCAGAGCGCGTCTACGAACGGTGCTGCCGTGTTCTGGACGACCTGGGAGCGCTCGAAGCCGAAGCAACGACCGAGACGCATGTTCCGGCCGGCATCCTGCGACTGGTGGCTCACACCACCGCGGCGGTCGAGCGGCTCGTGCCTTTGATTTCAAGCTTCAAACTGAAGTATCCGAACATCAGCCTCGATGTGACGCTGACCGAGCGGCCTGTCGACCTCGTCGCGGAAGGTTTCGATCTTGGCATCGTGTTGCCGTTCATGCTGAGTACGGATACGGCGGTGACGCGGCTGTTGGAGCGCATGCCGTTGGCGGTCTTCGCGACGGACGAATACTTGAAAAGTCATCCCCGTCCGGCCCATCCGGCGCAACTCGAAGAACACCTGTTCGTCACCATGCCTCCTGCGCTACGCAAGCCTCACGTGACATTCCGGACCGAGCAGGAGGAGGTGGCGGTGAACATCAAGTACGACATCGTGTCGAACAACGCCGTGTTCAATCGGGAAATGGTCTTGAAAGGTCTGGGTCTTGGCCTTTTGCCTTTGGCGCTCGTGGAGCCGGAGGTCCGGGCGGGACGGCTGGTCCGTCTTCTCGACGAGTACGAGATCATGGAGGAATCGATCGAAATCCGGCTGGCCTACGCGACGCGGACGCTGTTACCGGCCAAGGTCAGGGCATTCATCGATCACGCCACGGGGTTCTACGAGGAGCTGGCGAGCGAGCAGCCGTCGTCGTGAAGTATTGGCCATCGAGATTCGCGGGCCCTGACCAATGCCTTCGGGGATTCTTCTCGCTTTGGTGACAAATTGGTGCGCCGCAGAGGATGGATCGACGGTAACCGCGCCGCTATGCTGCGGCCATGAACCTACTCCCCCCCGAAAGCGACGATTGCTTCGCCGTCCGCCAGGCCGCTCGACATATCTCGAAGCTGTACGAGCGCCATTTGTCCGAAGCCGGCGTGACGCCGACGCAGTTCAGCATCATGAACGAATTGGTCCGCCGACCCGGCACGACGATGATCGAGCTGGCCGACGCGATGGTGATGGACAGGACGTCGCTCGTGCGAGCGCTGAAGCCTTTGCTCCGTGACCGGCTCGTGGCCGAATCGGCCGAGGAGCATGGGAAGCGCCGCCTGCGGCTCGCGCTGACCGAAAGCGGCTGCACGAAGCTGGAAGAGGCGGCGGGGCACTGGCGTATGGCCCAGGCCAGCTTCGAGGGCAGTTTCGGGCAGCAGCAGGCCACCGACCTGAGAAACGAGCTCTTCCGTATTACGCGCGACGTTTCCTACGCTAAGCGGTGACGGGATCGGTCGAGCCGACCGATTGCCCGATGTTTGCCGTGTGTGCCGCGCCGAGATGTGACAGCGCCGTGACAGCCGCGCGCCGCCGCAACCGATTGTTGTTCTCGCTGTAACACCTGCCTCTCTCCCACCCGTAGTTCGATTCCCGATCTGACCGTTCCGATTCTCGGTACCTAGGTATCCGAGAGGGCGACGCATTCCCGATCTCGAGCGGTATCGGGCAATGTAAATGGGCGCTGAGTTGCCGAGTCCGCGCCGAGTCCTCGCCGAGTCCGATAACGGAAGTGAAACAATCAGATGTCGTCCCGTGCATTGAAGGTGGGCTGGGGGATCAATATTCTGTGCGTATGCACGTATCGACGTGCGCAAGCAACCAACAGCAACCTTCTTTGATACGGAAACGACGATGAAACTCAAGCCCTCGGTACTACGCATCGGAAGCTGGGCAACCCCGTTGGCGACCGCTGCGGCCGCTCTTGCCTTGGCCGGATGCGTCAACTACGCCGGCATCAAAAGCGACAAGCATATCGCTGCCCCGTCCAGCTACGAGGCAAGCGAGAGCCTGCCGACGGAAGGCGGCAAGTGGCCGTCGCTCGATTGGTCGGAGCAATTCGGCGACCCGCAATTGCCGCAGTTGATCGATGAGGCATTGAAGGACAACCCCACCATCGACGAAGCCCGCGCTCGTATCGACAAGGCGGCCGCTTTTGCCGGCAGCGCGAAGTCCGCGCTCTATCCGAATGTGAGCGGGAGCTATTCGTGGTCGCGCGAGATCGAGTCGGACAATGCGCTCTTTCCGCCGCCGCAAGGGGGGAGCTGGGAGAGCGAAAACACTCTCCTGACCAGCGCTTCGTTTGACCTCGACCTGTGGGGAAAGAACCGGGCGCGGCTTCAGCAGGCGACCTCCGAACAGAAGGTCGAGGAAGCCGACATGGAGGAGGTGCGGATCTCGCTGGCGGCGTCGGTGGCGGGAACGTACAACCAGTTGGCGCGCCTGTATGTGCTGCGCGATATCGCGCAACGCGAGCTGAGCAACCGCGAGCAGATCGAACGCATCACGAACGGCCGGGTCGGCGCCGGGCTCGACACCAACGTCGAGAAGCAGACCGCCATCGGCGATATCGCCACCCAACGCACGAGCGTCAGCAATCTCGACGGCCAGATTACGACGGTGCGCTACGAACTCGGTGCGCTGCTCGGCGCGGGACCCGATCGCGGTTTGCAGATCGCGGTTCCGTCGCTCGGAAAGGGGGACGTCGTCGCGTTGCCCGATAACTTGCCCGCCGATCTCGTGTCGCGCCGGCCGGACATCGTCGCCGCGTTCTGGCGCGTCGACGCCGCCACGCATGGCGTCAAGGAAGCGAAAGCGGAGTTCTTTCCGGACATCAATCTGTCGGCTGCCGCCGGGCTGGACGCGTTTGGCTGGGGGCGCTTGCTGACGGCATCCAGCCGCCAGATCGCGGCAGGTCCGGCGATCCATCTGCCGATCTTCGACGCAGGCGCGCTGCGATCGCAACTCAAGGGACGTTATGCCGACTTCGATCTCGACGTCGCGAACTACAACAAGACGCTGATCGACGCGCTGTCGGATGTCGCGACCCAAGTGTCGCTGATCCACTCGACGGATAAGCAGCAGGTCGATGCGCAGCAGGCGCTCGACGCGCAGACCAAGGCCTATCGACTCGCTGTCGTGCGCTACAGCTCGGGCTTGAACGAGCAACTGCAGGTGCTGAACGCCGACGACAACCGTCTCGCGGCGGAACAGGCCGTCGCCAACCTGGATATGGATCGCCGCAATCAACAGATCGCGCTGATCAAGGCATTGGGCGGCGGCTTCGATTCGGAGAAATCGAACCTTGCGGCCACGACAGACGCGCCTGCCTCGCCTCATCACGCCGACACGGCATCTAACTGAATTTTCGACTTGTCAATCATCTAGCCGCGCCCATGGCGGGTGCTAACAAAAGTTTACAGGAGTCCTAACATGAATCAGCCTAACCCCCCTCTGAAGAACGAGCAAGCGAGCAAGCCCGGAAAGCGGAAGGTGCTGATTGCCTCTCTCATCGCGGCGCTCGCCGTGGGCGCTGCCGCTTACGCGTCCTATTACTTCCTCGACGCGCGCTATCACGTCGATACCGACGACGCGTATGTGAACGGCAACGTCGTGCAGATCACGCCTCAAGTCACCGGGACGGTCGTCGCGGTCAACGCCGACAACACGCAGACCGTCAAGATGGGCGACCCGATCGTCAAGCTCGATCCGGCCGATACGCGCATCGCGTTGCAGCAGGCCGAGGCGGATCTCGGGCAGACGGTGCGCCGGGTGCACGGTCTTTACGTCGACGATGACCAGTACCGCGCCGATATCGCGCAGCGCGAATCCGATCTCTCGAAGGCGCAGGACGATTTGCGCCGCCGGCTCTCGACGGGCGAATCGGGCGCCGTGTCCGAGGAGGAGATCTCGCACGCACGCGACGCGGTCAACTCGGCCAAGGCCGCGCTCGACTCGGCGAAGCAAAAGCTCGCAGCCAATCGCGCGCTGACCGCGAACATCGGCATCGAGCAGCACCCCGACGTGATGGCCGACGCGGCCAAGGTCCGCGACGCCTATCTCGCGTATTCGCGCACCACGCTGCCGGCGCCCGTGACGGGCTACGTCGCGCAGCGCTCGGTGCAGGTGGGGCAGCGCGTGTCGCCCGGCACGCCGCTCATGTCGGTGGTGCCGCTCAACCAGGTCTGGGTCGATGCGAACTTCAAGGAGTGGCAACTGCGGCACATCCGCGTCGGACAGCCGGTCGAGCTGACCGCCGACGTCTACGGTTCGTCGATCGTCTACCACGGCAAGGTCGAAGGCTTCTCTCCGGGCACCGGGTCCGCGCTGGCGCTGTTGCCGGCGCAAAACGCGACGGGCAACTGGATCAAGGTCGTGCAGCGTTTGCCGGTGCGCATCGAGATTCCGGTCGAGGAACTGGAAAAGCATCCGCTGCGAGTGGGCCTGTCGATGAACGTCGACGTCGACGTCAAGAACGCGAACGGCCCGCAGCTCGGCACGGACCCGGCGTCGACCTACAAGACCGACGTCTTCGCGAACTACGGCGACGACGCCGAAGCGGCGATCGCTCGCATCATCGCGGCCAACGAATAACCGGACTCGAGACGACCATGTCTAACGCTCACCCCAATCACCCCCCGCTAACGGGGGCCAAACTGGCCCTCGGCTCGCTGTTCGTGGGCCTGGCGGGCTTCATGACGGTGCTCGATTCGTCGATCGCCAACGTCGCCATTCCAACCATCTCGGGCAACCTCGGCGTGTCGGTCGACGAGGGCACGTGGGTCATTACCGTCTTTGCGGCGGCGAACTCGGTTGCGATTCCGTTGACCGGCTGGCTGACTCAGCGTCTGGGTCAGGTGCGTCTGTTCATCGGCTCGATTCTGCTGTTCGTCTTCGCATCCTGGCTGTGCGGGATCGCGCCGACCTTGCCGATCCTGCTGGCTGCGCGCGTGCTGCAAGGCGCGGTGGCCGGGCCGCTGATTCCGATGTCGCAGGCGCTCTTGCTCAGCTCATGGCCTAAGGCCAAGTCGTCGCTGGCGCTGGCGTTGTTCTCGATGATCGTCGTCACAGGGCCGATCGTGGGGCCGGCGCTCGGCGGCTGGGTGACCGACAGCTACAGCTGGTCATGGATCTTCTACATCAACATTCCCGTCGGGTTGATCGCCGCAGGCGCGGTCTGGATGCTCTATCGCGACCGCGATACGCCAGCCAGGAAACTGCCTATCGATGTCGTCGGACTCCTGCTGCTGATCACATGGGTGGCGTCGCTCCAGATCATGCTCGACAAAGGCAAGGATCTCGACTGGTTCTCCTCGACCACCATCGTCGTGCTGACGATCGTAGCGGCAGTCGGCCTCGTGTTCTTCATCGTCTGGGAGTTGACGGACAAGAATCCCATCGTCGACCTGACACTGTTCAAGCAGCGCAACTTTCTGGGCGGAACGATATCGATCGCGGTGGCGTACGCGATTTTCTTCGGCACCCTCGTGCTGCTTCCGCAGTGGATGCAGGAATACCTCGGCTACCGGGCCGTGGATGCGGGGCTCGCCACGGCGCCGCTCGGGATCTTCGCGGTGATCGGCGCCCCGATCATGGGGAAAATCCTGCCGCGCTCGGACGCGCGCATCATCGGCACCTTCGCGTTCATCGGGTTTGCGATCGTGTACTACATGCGCTCGTTCTTCTACACGGATCTGAGCGAGGGCTTCATCGTCCTGCCGACGCTGCTGCAAGGGATTCCGATGGCGCTGTTCTTCGCGCCGCTGACGGTGATCATCCTGTCCGGGCAGCCGCCGGAGAAGGTGCCCGCAGCGGCCGGTCTCTCCACCTTCGCGCGGATGTTCTTCGGCGGAATCGGGACGTCGCTGGCGAACGTGGTGTGGAACAACCGGACGATCATGCATCACGAGATCCTGAACTAGCAGTCCAGTCCGACCAACCCGATGTTCACGAATCAGCTCCATCAATACCATTCGCTGCTGGGGCTGGGAGGGAACGCTTCGTATGCGCTGTTCGATCAAGTCGTGCAGACGCAGGCGGCGATGATGGGCCTGAACGACGTGTTCTACGGGTCGGCGATGATCATGATCATCATCATCCCGCTGATCTGGATTACGAAGCCTGGCAAGGCGGGTGGTTCCAGCGATGCCGCGGCGGCCGCTCATTGATGGATAAACACCCTTTCTTTAAAGGGTGTATATGCATACTTGTGATAAGGTGTATATGCATGTGTGTGGTGCACTGTTGAGTTTGTGACACGAAATAGGAGTCAGAGCGATGAGTACGCGAGAGGTGGTGATTTGCAATCCGGTGAGAACGCCGATCGGCGCGTTCGGCGGAACGCTGAAAGAGGTGCCGGCCACGGCGCTGGGCGCAGTAGCGGTGCACGAGACGCTGCGGCGCAGCGGTCTGGACCCGAAAGAGATCGGGTCCGTGGTGATGGGGAATGTGATTCAGGCGGGCAACCGGATGAATCCGGCCCGCCAGGCGGCAATCGGCGGCGGTGTGCCCGTGGAGGTTCCCGCTCTCACGGTGAACCGGGTGTGCGGTTCGGGCGCTCAGGCGATTGCGAATGCGGCGCAGGAGATCTGGCTCGGATTCGGGGACGCAGCGGTGGCCGGTGGTATGGAGAATATGGACCGCGCCCCCTACCTGCTCGAGAGCGGCCGGTGGGGGCAGCGCATGGGCAACGCGGAAGTGATCGACAGCCTGCTCACGGACGGATTGAATGACGCGT is drawn from Trinickia violacea and contains these coding sequences:
- a CDS encoding RidA family protein, with the protein product MQASKTTLALSNPHPVLGSTDVFKTFNYAPAVAAGGLLFVAGQIGLRADGTIPTSVEEQIDLAFQRLGAILQAAGLGFEDLVELVSYHVDIDRQLAAFREIKDRYIKENPPAWTILGVAALARPTLFVEIKAVAAIRGV
- the hppD gene encoding 4-hydroxyphenylpyruvate dioxygenase, whose protein sequence is MTAGFAFVEFVGPDPEALVSLFEKFGFRVLGQHEKTGAVLLRQNEAIFIVNPKPNPFRDVHGASARAIAIKVNSAAKALAQALEGGARLATREDFGEHVVNSPAIVGIGDSLVYFVEHDFASEFSVPYRRDPSTAVVDAAIEAIDHTSNIVKPENLDRWADFYQDTFSFVQKQYLDVKGKQTGMRARSMVSPCGKVSIPIAAAAHDQPGVLNQNDEFIRDYHGEGIQHIALLSSNIELTIAALESAGIEFMDAPPKTYYQNLDARVPGHGQKLDTIERSGILLDGKGDERILLQRFTRRQIGPIFFEIIERRGEDGFGEGNFKALFESQEQDQVRRGSLNAS
- a CDS encoding Lrp/AsnC family transcriptional regulator is translated as MENTDRNFLDATDLKLVKILLRDGRAPYKSLAAEVGLTAPACAERVRRLKERGVIKGYRAEVDWTRLGFPINAVIRIAASAERGASLLKTFRETPNVVEVLRVTGSDSYILQVLARSSVELEAVIDRIGSFGTITTSLVLSIPVPASERVSQVL
- a CDS encoding LysR family transcriptional regulator → MDYLENLRVFRAVVEAKSFRRAGDMLGLAPPIVSRAIASLEQRLGTRLFNRTTRQISLTESAERVYERCCRVLDDLGALEAEATTETHVPAGILRLVAHTTAAVERLVPLISSFKLKYPNISLDVTLTERPVDLVAEGFDLGIVLPFMLSTDTAVTRLLERMPLAVFATDEYLKSHPRPAHPAQLEEHLFVTMPPALRKPHVTFRTEQEEVAVNIKYDIVSNNAVFNREMVLKGLGLGLLPLALVEPEVRAGRLVRLLDEYEIMEESIEIRLAYATRTLLPAKVRAFIDHATGFYEELASEQPSS
- a CDS encoding MarR family winged helix-turn-helix transcriptional regulator — translated: MNLLPPESDDCFAVRQAARHISKLYERHLSEAGVTPTQFSIMNELVRRPGTTMIELADAMVMDRTSLVRALKPLLRDRLVAESAEEHGKRRLRLALTESGCTKLEEAAGHWRMAQASFEGSFGQQQATDLRNELFRITRDVSYAKR
- a CDS encoding efflux transporter outer membrane subunit — encoded protein: MKLKPSVLRIGSWATPLATAAAALALAGCVNYAGIKSDKHIAAPSSYEASESLPTEGGKWPSLDWSEQFGDPQLPQLIDEALKDNPTIDEARARIDKAAAFAGSAKSALYPNVSGSYSWSREIESDNALFPPPQGGSWESENTLLTSASFDLDLWGKNRARLQQATSEQKVEEADMEEVRISLAASVAGTYNQLARLYVLRDIAQRELSNREQIERITNGRVGAGLDTNVEKQTAIGDIATQRTSVSNLDGQITTVRYELGALLGAGPDRGLQIAVPSLGKGDVVALPDNLPADLVSRRPDIVAAFWRVDAATHGVKEAKAEFFPDINLSAAAGLDAFGWGRLLTASSRQIAAGPAIHLPIFDAGALRSQLKGRYADFDLDVANYNKTLIDALSDVATQVSLIHSTDKQQVDAQQALDAQTKAYRLAVVRYSSGLNEQLQVLNADDNRLAAEQAVANLDMDRRNQQIALIKALGGGFDSEKSNLAATTDAPASPHHADTASN
- a CDS encoding efflux RND transporter periplasmic adaptor subunit codes for the protein MNQPNPPLKNEQASKPGKRKVLIASLIAALAVGAAAYASYYFLDARYHVDTDDAYVNGNVVQITPQVTGTVVAVNADNTQTVKMGDPIVKLDPADTRIALQQAEADLGQTVRRVHGLYVDDDQYRADIAQRESDLSKAQDDLRRRLSTGESGAVSEEEISHARDAVNSAKAALDSAKQKLAANRALTANIGIEQHPDVMADAAKVRDAYLAYSRTTLPAPVTGYVAQRSVQVGQRVSPGTPLMSVVPLNQVWVDANFKEWQLRHIRVGQPVELTADVYGSSIVYHGKVEGFSPGTGSALALLPAQNATGNWIKVVQRLPVRIEIPVEELEKHPLRVGLSMNVDVDVKNANGPQLGTDPASTYKTDVFANYGDDAEAAIARIIAANE